One Vigna unguiculata cultivar IT97K-499-35 chromosome 7, ASM411807v1, whole genome shotgun sequence genomic region harbors:
- the LOC114190299 gene encoding receptor-like protein EIX2 isoform X1, whose amino-acid sequence MDTSSSPYALIFACLLRAMMFDAGTCNFNNRCSEKDTQALLNFKKGIMDPSGVLSSWSTQHNCCEWKGVTCDRINNRVTHLSLPCFTTTLNYIDKEDKSHCLTGTFSFSLLMELEFLSYLNLRNNDFLAIQFDSVHNHNYYSNLSVSNRPRQFLNSSTLRHLDLSFNENLVINSLQFLFRMSSLENLYISGVDLHMETNWLQLVTMLPSLSVLQMSYCQLKDLSPSLQHANFTALKILDLSGNKFHSELPKWLFNLSCGVSSISIGLCSLTGQLPKALLNLRHLEKLFLLNNDLNGPIPDWIGVVSERNFAKMSKLKSLDIQSSPPLIFDFDSHWIPPFQLEALSLSFSGPHLPAWLYTQRSIQSLSIYGSWFQAPDKFWNFVSRVPELTLEDNSIVGNLSNILLNSTVIRLSSNRLKGSLPRLSPNAAVVSLSNNSLSGSISPLLCDHKMLNGKSNLVYLDISLNHLSGGLTNCWEKWKSLIHVNLGGNNLTGKIPPSMGLLSNLTSLHLHENKLYGEIPPSLQNCHILIFNVRGNNFTGNIPNWIPHAAKVLEFRSNHFSGSIPAQICQMSSLFILDIADNTISGHIPTCLCNITALNNVSHREFSSTTLQYNFLNRTFYFFEESLELVTKGLVLEYENNLPFMNLIDMSSNNLSGTIPLQMFSLIGLASLNLSHNKLTGKLPDEIGNMKNLESLDFSVNQFSGEIPEALSKVSFLGFLNLSFNNFTGKIPSGTQLQGFDAISYIGNSDLCGPPLTKICFKSSDDKSKDTKPIDEDGDKSEFFPWFHIGLESGFVAGFLGVFCSILLNRKWREA is encoded by the exons ATGGATACATCTTCTTCTCCATATGCACTCATCTTTGCATGTTTGCTACGGGCAATGATGTTCGACGCCGGTACTTGCAACTTCAATAATCGCTGCAGCGAAAAAGATACACAAGCTCTCTTAAACTTCAAAAAAGGAATCATGGATCCATCAGGCGTACTTTCTTCATGGTCCACTCAACACAATTGTTGTGAATGGAAAGGAGTTACGTGTGACAGAATCAACAATAGAGTCACTCACCTCAGTCTCCCATGTTTTACAACTACTCTAAATTACATTGACAAAGAAGATAAATCACACTGCCTCACAGGTACCTTTTCCTTTTCCCTGTTAATGGAGTTGGAATTTCTAAGCTACTTGAATTTGAGAAATAACGACTTCTTAGCTATCCAGTTTGATTCTGTGCATAATCACAATTATTATTCTAACCTATCTGTATCTAATCGTCCTCGGCAATTTCTCAACTCATCAACACTTCGTCATCTTGATCTGTCCTTTAACGAGAATCTTGTCATAAATAgtcttcaatttctttttcgtATGTCCTCCTTGGAAAATCTTTACATCAGTGGCGTTGATCTTCACATGGAAACTAACTGGCTTCAACTAGTCACTATGCTACCATCGCTTTCAGTGCTCCAAATGAGTTATTGCCAACTTAAAGATTTGAGTCCATCTCTTCAACATGCTAATTTTACTGCACTCAAAATTCTTGATCTATCAGGAAATAAATTTCACTCAGAGTTACCTAAATGGTTATTCAATCTTAGTTGTGGTGTCTCTAGTATTTCTATTGGTTTATGTTCTTTAACAGGACAACTTCCTAAGGCATTGTTAAATCTTCGACACTTGGAAAAACTGTTTTTGCTAAACAATGACCTCAATGGACCAATACCAGACTGGATAG GAGTTGTGTCAGAGAGAAATTTTGccaaaatgtcaaaattaaagAGCTTGGATATACAGTCTTCACCACCATTAATCTTTGATTTTGACTCCCACTGGATTCCACCTTTTCAACTTGAAGCACTAAGTCTCTCATTTTCAGGTCCTCACCTCCCTGCATGGTTATATACTCAAAGATCTATTCAGAGTTTATCTATTTATGGATCATGGTTTCAGGCCCCAGACAAATTTTGGAATTTTGTATCAAGGGTGCCCGAACTCACTTTAGAAGATAATTCGATAGTTGGGAACCTATCAAACATATTGTTAAACTCTACAGTCATACGTTTGTCATCAAATAGGTTGAAAGGTTCCCTGCCTCGATTATCCCCGAATGCAGCTGTTGTCAGTTTATCAAACAACTCATTATCAGGAAGTATCTCTCCACTCTTGTGTGATCATAAGATGCTGAATGGGAAAAGCAATTTGGTGTACTTGGATATATCTCTGAATCATTTATCTGGAGGTCTTACAAATTGCTGGGAGAAATGGAAATCACTGATTCATGTTAATTTAGGAGGCAATAATTTAACAGGCAAAATACCCCCATCAATGGGTCTGTTATCTAATCTTACCTCGCTACATCTGCATGAGAATAAGCTCTACGGAGAGATTCCTCCATCGCTACAAAATTGCCACATACTGATCTTCAACGTTCGTGGAAACAACTTCACAGGAAATATACCAAATTGGATACCGCATGCTGCAAAGGTTCTCGAATTCAGATCCAATCATTTTAGCGGTAGCATCCCAGCACAAATATGCCAAATGTCTTCCCTCTTTATTTTGGATATTGCAGATAACACAATCTCAGGACACATACCCACCTGCCTATGTAATATCACAGCCTTAAACAATGTTTCCCACAGGGAGTTTTCTTCAACAACCCTACAATACAATTTCTTAAATAGAACTTTTTACTTCTTTGAAGAAAGTCTTGAGCTGGTCACAAAAGGCCTGGTATTAGAATATGAGAATAACCTGCCCTTTATGAACTTAATTGACATGTCAAGTAACAATTTATCTGGAACAATTCCTCTCCAAATGTTTAGCCTCATTGGATTGGCTTCTTTGAACTTGTCCCACAATAAATTAACAGGAAAATTACCCGATGAGATTGGCAACATGAAAAATTTGGAATCCCTTGATTTTTCTGTGAATCAGTTTTCGGGTGAAATTCCTGAGGCCTTGTCCAAAGTGTCCTTTCTCGGATTCTTAAACCTATCATTCAACAATTTCACTGGCAAAATCCCATCTGGCACACAACTTCAAGGGTTTGATGCAATCAGCTATATTGGCAATTCTGATCTTTGTGGACCTCCACTTACAAAAATATGCTTCAAGTCCTCAGATGATAAATCTAAAGACACAAAGCCAATAGATGAAGATGGAGATAAATCTGAATTTTTTCCATGGTTTCATATTGGACTAGAATCTGGATTTGTGGCAGGCTTTTTGGGAGTTTTCTGTTCCATTCTCTTAAATAGAAAATGGAGAGAAGCTTAG
- the LOC114190000 gene encoding multifunctional methyltransferase subunit TRM112 homolog A-like has product MRLLTHNMLSSNIKGVVNGFPLRIEVEKVVEKTVEMNGEFLKKMFEKVDWKALIDASRAMGYTELPEEADSSMLDSDEFLNRFHHALLEIHLEEGALVCPETGRRFPVNKGIPNMLLHEDEV; this is encoded by the coding sequence ATGAGACTGCTAACACATAACATGCTGTCATCGAACATAAAGGGTGTGGTGAATGGATTCCCATTGCGCATTGAAGTTGAGAAAGTGGTGGAAAAGACTGTGGAAATGAATGGGGAGTTTCTGAAAAAGATGTTTGAGAAGGTTGATTGGAAGGCTTTGATTGATGCATCACGGGCCATGGGATACACTGAACTACCTGAGGAGGCCGACTCTTCCATGCTGGACTCTGATGAATTTCTGAACAGGTTTCACCATGCTCTCTTGGAAATCCACCTTGAGGAAGGGGCTCTTGTTTGCCCTGAGACTGGACGACGCTTTCCTGTCAACAAGGGCATTCCAAATATGCTTCTTCACGAGGACGAGGTCTGA
- the LOC114190299 gene encoding receptor-like protein EIX2 isoform X2 — protein MDTSSSPYALIFACLLRAMMFDAGTCNFNNRCSEKDTQALLNFKKGIMDPSGVLSSWSTQHNCCEWKGVTCDRINNRVTHLSLPCFTTTLNYIDKEDKSHCLTGPHLPAWLYTQRSIQSLSIYGSWFQAPDKFWNFVSRVPELTLEDNSIVGNLSNILLNSTVIRLSSNRLKGSLPRLSPNAAVVSLSNNSLSGSISPLLCDHKMLNGKSNLVYLDISLNHLSGGLTNCWEKWKSLIHVNLGGNNLTGKIPPSMGLLSNLTSLHLHENKLYGEIPPSLQNCHILIFNVRGNNFTGNIPNWIPHAAKVLEFRSNHFSGSIPAQICQMSSLFILDIADNTISGHIPTCLCNITALNNVSHREFSSTTLQYNFLNRTFYFFEESLELVTKGLVLEYENNLPFMNLIDMSSNNLSGTIPLQMFSLIGLASLNLSHNKLTGKLPDEIGNMKNLESLDFSVNQFSGEIPEALSKVSFLGFLNLSFNNFTGKIPSGTQLQGFDAISYIGNSDLCGPPLTKICFKSSDDKSKDTKPIDEDGDKSEFFPWFHIGLESGFVAGFLGVFCSILLNRKWREA, from the exons ATGGATACATCTTCTTCTCCATATGCACTCATCTTTGCATGTTTGCTACGGGCAATGATGTTCGACGCCGGTACTTGCAACTTCAATAATCGCTGCAGCGAAAAAGATACACAAGCTCTCTTAAACTTCAAAAAAGGAATCATGGATCCATCAGGCGTACTTTCTTCATGGTCCACTCAACACAATTGTTGTGAATGGAAAGGAGTTACGTGTGACAGAATCAACAATAGAGTCACTCACCTCAGTCTCCCATGTTTTACAACTACTCTAAATTACATTGACAAAGAAGATAAATCACACTGCCTCACAG GTCCTCACCTCCCTGCATGGTTATATACTCAAAGATCTATTCAGAGTTTATCTATTTATGGATCATGGTTTCAGGCCCCAGACAAATTTTGGAATTTTGTATCAAGGGTGCCCGAACTCACTTTAGAAGATAATTCGATAGTTGGGAACCTATCAAACATATTGTTAAACTCTACAGTCATACGTTTGTCATCAAATAGGTTGAAAGGTTCCCTGCCTCGATTATCCCCGAATGCAGCTGTTGTCAGTTTATCAAACAACTCATTATCAGGAAGTATCTCTCCACTCTTGTGTGATCATAAGATGCTGAATGGGAAAAGCAATTTGGTGTACTTGGATATATCTCTGAATCATTTATCTGGAGGTCTTACAAATTGCTGGGAGAAATGGAAATCACTGATTCATGTTAATTTAGGAGGCAATAATTTAACAGGCAAAATACCCCCATCAATGGGTCTGTTATCTAATCTTACCTCGCTACATCTGCATGAGAATAAGCTCTACGGAGAGATTCCTCCATCGCTACAAAATTGCCACATACTGATCTTCAACGTTCGTGGAAACAACTTCACAGGAAATATACCAAATTGGATACCGCATGCTGCAAAGGTTCTCGAATTCAGATCCAATCATTTTAGCGGTAGCATCCCAGCACAAATATGCCAAATGTCTTCCCTCTTTATTTTGGATATTGCAGATAACACAATCTCAGGACACATACCCACCTGCCTATGTAATATCACAGCCTTAAACAATGTTTCCCACAGGGAGTTTTCTTCAACAACCCTACAATACAATTTCTTAAATAGAACTTTTTACTTCTTTGAAGAAAGTCTTGAGCTGGTCACAAAAGGCCTGGTATTAGAATATGAGAATAACCTGCCCTTTATGAACTTAATTGACATGTCAAGTAACAATTTATCTGGAACAATTCCTCTCCAAATGTTTAGCCTCATTGGATTGGCTTCTTTGAACTTGTCCCACAATAAATTAACAGGAAAATTACCCGATGAGATTGGCAACATGAAAAATTTGGAATCCCTTGATTTTTCTGTGAATCAGTTTTCGGGTGAAATTCCTGAGGCCTTGTCCAAAGTGTCCTTTCTCGGATTCTTAAACCTATCATTCAACAATTTCACTGGCAAAATCCCATCTGGCACACAACTTCAAGGGTTTGATGCAATCAGCTATATTGGCAATTCTGATCTTTGTGGACCTCCACTTACAAAAATATGCTTCAAGTCCTCAGATGATAAATCTAAAGACACAAAGCCAATAGATGAAGATGGAGATAAATCTGAATTTTTTCCATGGTTTCATATTGGACTAGAATCTGGATTTGTGGCAGGCTTTTTGGGAGTTTTCTGTTCCATTCTCTTAAATAGAAAATGGAGAGAAGCTTAG